The sequence below is a genomic window from Streptosporangium lutulentum.
CCCACACGCGCTGGAGGAACAGATGATCCACACTCGCGGACTGACCCGTCATTTCCGGGTCAAAGGAGAGACCGTCGAGGCCGTGCGCAACCTCGACCTCGACGTCAAGGAGGGAGAGCTGGTCGCCTTCCTCGGCCCGAACGGCGCGGGCAAGTCGACCAGCCTGCGCATGCTGACCACCCTGCTCCCGCCCACCTCGGGCAACGCGACCGTCGCCGGATGCGACGTGCTGACCGACCCCGAGGGCACACGCCGGCACATCGGCTACCTCGGCCAGGGCAACGGCGCGGGCAACCATTTCCGGGTCCGCGACGAGGTGGTGACGCAAGGACGCTGCTACGGACTGAGCCGGACGGAGTCACGAAGGCGAGCGGACGAGCTGCTCGCCGTACTGGACCTCGAATCCCTGGCCAATCGGGAGGCGGGCACGCTCTCCGGCGGTCAGCGCAGGCGCCTCGACATCGCCATCGGGTTGGTCCACCGGCCGCCGCTGCTGTTCCTGGACGAGCCGTCCACCGGGCTGGATCCACACAACCGCGCCAACCTGTGGAAGCACATCCTGCGGCTGCGCGACGAGCACGGCATCACGATCTTCATGACCACCCACTACCTGGACGAGGCGGACACGATGGCCGAGCGGGTGATGGTCATCGACCACGGACGGATGATCGCCGACGACACCTCGGAGAACCTGAAGGCGAACCTGGCCGGCGACAGCGTCACCGTCACCACCGGCGACGAGGCGGACGCCAGACGGTCCGCGGAGATCGCCGGACGGATGCCGTCCGCACGCGAGATCACCGTCGACGCCATGACGATGAACCTGCGCGCGTCCCGCGGCAACGCGCTGCTCCCGGATCTCCTCCGGTCCCTGGACGCCGCCGGGGTCAGGGCACTCACCGCCGAGGTCAGGCGCCCCACGCTCGACGACGTCTTCCTCGCGCTCACCGGCCGCAGCCTGCGCGAGGGTGACGGCGCCCAGTGACCCCGATCTTCCACCCAAGGAGCCCGAACGTGAACGTCCTCAGTGCCGCCGGCATCGTGTTCGCCCGTGAAATCCGTCCCAGCCTGCGC
It includes:
- a CDS encoding ATP-binding cassette domain-containing protein; protein product: MIHTRGLTRHFRVKGETVEAVRNLDLDVKEGELVAFLGPNGAGKSTSLRMLTTLLPPTSGNATVAGCDVLTDPEGTRRHIGYLGQGNGAGNHFRVRDEVVTQGRCYGLSRTESRRRADELLAVLDLESLANREAGTLSGGQRRRLDIAIGLVHRPPLLFLDEPSTGLDPHNRANLWKHILRLRDEHGITIFMTTHYLDEADTMAERVMVIDHGRMIADDTSENLKANLAGDSVTVTTGDEADARRSAEIAGRMPSAREITVDAMTMNLRASRGNALLPDLLRSLDAAGVRALTAEVRRPTLDDVFLALTGRSLREGDGAQ